The Streptomyces sp. NBC_00576 genome contains the following window.
CCCCAGCGCATCGAAGAAGAGCTTGGACGCGCTGAATTTTCCGCCGCGCGCCGTCATGTCGTAGACGTGCCCGGCAAGGGCGAGGGCACTGGTGGCCACGGCCAGGACCGCGAAGATCGGTGCCAGCGCCTGGAGAGGAGGAACGAACACGCAGATCACGGCCAGAATGGAGAAAATAGCCGACAGGTTGGAAAGTGTGTCCGCCCAGTCCGCCAGGAAGTTCATGATTCCGCCGGGGTCATGAACACCGTCGTGGTGGACGATGTTCTTGATGTGCTTCGCGGCAGCGCTCGCGGCATCATCGCGAATGATTTTCGCTCGCCCTATTTCGCTGTGACAGTCGCGAATGACATCCATCGCGGCGTCGCGCTTCTTCGCAAGCCGAGTGCGGTCCGTGACGTCGTCACGGCTCGGAACCGTGCCTTCGTACTGTTTGAGATCCCCGGTGGCACCCTTGAGGTCGGTCTCCGCGTCTCGGTATTTCTGCAGAGCCTTGTCCGCGACCTGCTGTGCTCGGTGGAGTTCACTCGCGTACTCGGAGGATTCGCCACCTCCGTCGACGACCTTGGTGCCGAGAGCCTTGGCCGCTTCGTCGTATCGCTCGAAGGAACGCTTCAACCGACCTGACGCGCCGTCGGCTATCTCGTGGAACGCCCGACCGGCGTCGCTGTCCCAGCTCTCGACCGACGCGAGTGCCTTGATGTTTTCGGCCTGCTTGTCGATCTCGTCGGCCATCTTGCGCAACTGCTTGCCGAGCCGCGCGACTTCGTAGGGATCGCCGGGTATGGGGTCCCCGTCGTGCAGCGGTTCCCAGTCTCTCGGACGCGAACTCATTTCTTCCCCTTGGCCTGCTTGCGGGAGTCCCGAAGGGCCTTCGCGAGTTCGCCGTCGACCTGGTCGTACGTATCAGCCGCGGTCTTCGTGTACTTGGCGAGATTCTCGATGTCTTCCATCAGTTTCTTGCGAGTCTTCTTCCAGGTATCGGAGAACTCGTCGAAGACATCACGAAGTTTGTCGCTCCCGAGGGCTTTGTCGTAGTCGTCGGCAGGGTTGCCGTTGTCCTTGAACTCGCGATGGATCCTGTACAAGGAGTCCGAGCAGTCCCTGATGAGGTCAAGGTCAGCTCTGGTTCTGTCGGCCATAAAGGTCCCCCGTTGATGTTCGATCTGTCGTACTGAAGTCAGCGGTTGACGGCCTGGATCTCCTGGACGGTGATCGCCTGTTCGCTGCCGAACGTGCCGTTGGGCAGGTCGCCGCCCGCGCCGCCGGTGCCGGTCCAGGCGATGTCCCAGGTGATGGTCGCCCTCAGCTTGTACGTCCCGTCGCCCGAGGAGCGGAGGTACTTGAGCCCGCACGGCGGTGTCTGGCTGGACTTGCCCTGGGCGTAAGGCTCGCCGATGGAACCGTCGGCGTTGATGACGCACTCGCCGGAGGCCGGGTAGGTCTCGGCATCCTCGGTGCCCGGCTCCAGCCTGAGGGAAACCGGCTTGGCGGTGGTCGTGGCCTGGATGTTGAAACCCGGGGCGTTGAGGGCCGCCGTCGCCTGGACCTCGTCGAAGACGGCCTTGTTGAGCCAGGCCCAGGTCGGCAGGTTCACCTTGGTGTTGGCCGCAGGGGCGAGGGTGACCTTGGTGTCGGGGAGCTGCATGTGCTGGTAGGCGAGGCCGGCGAGGATCTCCGGGCTGATGGCCTCTTCGTACCGGGGCGGCGGGGCCTCGCCGTTGTCGACCCAGAAGGGGAGGTCGCTGCAGGCGGTCCGCTTGAGAACGTTTGGCTCGTTGGGGTTCTCGACACCGGCCCAGAACATGCCCTCGCCGTCTTTGTCGACGTTGTAGTCCTTGTAGCCGGGATTTTCGGCCCAGCCGAACTCGTCCTCATAGTGGCTCTGCGTCTGGCCGAGCGCCGTGCCGGCGGTGCCGCCCATTCCGGGCGTGTTCATTTGGTCCTCGATGCTTTTGGACATCTTCTTCTTGAAGTCCTTGGCACCGAGATAGGGGGCATACCAGCAGGGTGGCGGCGTCCAATTGACGTCGGAGGAAGTCACGTTGCCGGTACTGCCGTCCTTGGCGACAGTACCGGAGTACTGGACCTGGGCGGCGGCGTAGATGCCGGTGCCGTCTCTTCCGCCCTGCTGGTCTGTGCTGGCGCCTTGGTCTTTAGCCGTTTGTTCTGCCGCGTATGCGGTGTTTGCGACGGCAAGAACGCTGAGGGCGAGGGTCAGAGCTGCGGTGCTGACGCCGAGAGGCGTACGCCGTGACGCGCTCACTGGCATTTCGCCGCCTTCGTCTCGACGAACACCTTGGACGCTTGCCACAAGTCCGTACTCGTAGGGTACTTGACCATGATGATCTTGAAGTAATCGAAGTCAGCGATGCTGGCTTCGGTCTTCAGGATTTTCCCAGTCTTGATCTCTTTGGAGTAGAACTTGCTTGAGTTCGAGCAGAACGCGACCTCCACCGAATTGCCGTTCGTGGTGGACTGCGTTGTGGCGTCGTAATGGCGCAGCGTGCCGGTGGAAGTCCAGCCGCCGTCGATCCGGCTATCGATCTGTACGGTCCCGTAGTGCAGTCCGTCGCCGGTGGCGTAGGCCACCAAGGCCGCGTCCTTGGTCGTGCGCTTGTCGACGCCCCGGTAGATGGCGCGGAGGAAGTTGGCGGCGTCGTCCATCGCGGCCGCTTCGTTCTTGTTCGTCGGCTTGGTCCAGTCGAAGACCAGGTTCATGTCCTTGGGCAGGGAGACGTCCACGCCGTCCGGCTTGTCCTCCGCCGCTGCTGCCGAGGGTTCTGCCGACTTCGTCGGTGTCGCCGTGCTCTGTTCGGCGCCGGCGATCTTGTCGTTGTCGGTGGACTTGTCGTCTCCGCTGCCGCAGGCCGTCAGCAGTAGGGCTGCGGTCGCGGTGAGCGCGGCAGCAACGGGCAAAGAGCGGCGCTTCAAGGTGGGCTCCCCGTGAGATGTCGATATAGCTGAGATCCCTGACGGTATCTGGGGAGCTTGTGGTCTTGCCAGGCTGGACTGGCTTCACAGCGGGGGTGTTTGTGAATCTATGGGGGCAAAATCGATGCGTCCTGTGTCCTGATCGTGTCCACCGGGGACGCCCTCGACCCGGGGTGGTGGGGCAGCGTCCGGGCCACCCCCATTCGTCCGCCTTCGCGGCGGCTATCAAGGCTGACGGGCTACCCCGCACCTCGGGCGCGCACAGGCCGAGAACGCCGAACCGGATACAGATCTGACTGCCTGTCCCCTCACGTTTCCCGCGTCGGGAAGGTGCTGGTGTCGACCTTCACACGCTCTCCGGTGGCCAGCGTGAAACTGACCGGTTCCCCGTACGGAGTCTCGACAGTCCGCCCGTAGCCGGAGGCGTGCGGCTCCGAAAGCAGGGTGACCGTCTTCTTGAAGGGGTCGGCGATCATGTAGAAGTCGATGCCGAACCGCCCGTACTTCTGCACGTTCCGGACGTAGTCCTTCTCATCCTCCGGCTCGGACGGGACTTCGACGACCGCGAGTACGTCGAGGCAGGAGTAGCTGTTCTTCCGGCGCTCGGCGTTGAAGTCGACGATCGTCAGGTCCGGGGCCGCGTCGTTCTCGCCCGGGAAGGTGACCAGGACGTTGCCGAAGACGCGCTCCCGCGCGATGCCTGCGGCTTTGGCCGCGTCCCTGATGTCAGACGCGGTCCAGTCCTGCTCCGCGCTCCGTGGGGTCATGATCACCCGTCCGCCGAAGATCTCGACCTTGTACCCCTCGGGGATACCGCCTCGCTCGACCAGATCACCCATGACAGTCACGGCAGCTCACCTCCTGTCCTGCGAGCATCATGGCTGGCCGGATCTGAGTCGCTTCGATCTATCGGTGATCCGGACGGCGCACCGAGACTGGGCTGCGCCCCAACCCGACCTTCACACGTTCACTCCTGGGTACCCTACAAACTGCAAGATTAGTTCCATGGACGCCTCTTACACGCTCACGTATGCCCGGAACAACCTGGTCAAGGTCGTCAAAGAAGTTCGGCATGGCGGTAGGACTGTGGAGATCACGGATCACGGCACTCCCGTCGCGGCTGTGATCCCGATAGAGCTGCTCGAATATTTCCAGCAGCTCGAAGACCAGCGTGATCTTGCCGCTGCGGAGGACGGCAAAGCTGGCGCCACGCTCTGGGTGTCCCATGCGAATGTGGCCGCGCGCTTCGGCCTCAACGCTGACGGGACGCGTAAGCGGTGAGCTACGAGATCGTCTGGTCGGACGGTGCCATCGACCAGCTTGCCGCCAGAGGAACGGCTAAAGGAACGGCGTCCCCGCGTCCAGTCCCGACAGCACCCGGCCGTACAGCTCCAGGTTGGTCGCCGGGTTGACGAACGAGTGGAGGCTGAGGGCGTGGATGTCCCGGACTGTTCGCTGGATGGGGACCTCGCGGTGCAGGGAGGATGCGCCGGAGGCTGAGGCGAGCAGGTCTATGGCCTCCTTGCAGAGGCGGGTCGTGTAGCCGCTCTGGGCCCTGATCCTGGCTCGTTCCTCCGGGGTGTACGGGGTGCCCGTCGCCGCCTTTGACTCGATCGTCGTGACGAAGTCCGTGGTCAGGAGTTCGGCGCACGTGAGCTTCATCGCCGCCTCGGCCGCCTGGAGGTGGGTGACCGTTGCCTCGTTCTGGCGTTCGTGGAAGGTGTACGTGATGCCCCGGTGGTGGATGCGCTCCGTGAACTCCGTCAGCGCCGAGCGGGCCAGGCCGAGGGCGTTCGGGGGCGTCCAGGCGCAGAAGAGGAGCAGGACCGGCATGCGGTAGAAGGGGTCTTCGGCGTTGGTCTTCGACGCGATCGTGCCGTTCAGGAGAGGGCCCACCGGTAGGACACGGTGCGCGGGGACCACGACGTCCCGGGCGACCACGCTGTTGCTGCCGCTGCCGGCCAGCCCCGACACGTACCAGTCGTCGAGGACCTCCAGGTCGGTCATCGGTACGGCGGTCCAGAGGAGTTCGGGTGGGCCGGGAGGTCCGGGTGGTCCGGGCGGGTTGTCGGCCGTACCGGCACCGCGTTCGACGCGGACCGTCAGGAGGTGCCAGTCGGCGTCGCGGCAGCCGGTGGCGAAGGCGGAGGTGCCGTTGACGACGTAGCTGCCGTCCGGACGCGCGACCGCCGTCGCGTCGGGGATGAGGGTGCCGCCGACCCGTACGTCAGGGCTCGTGAAGATCTCGTCCTGGGCCTCGTCCGGGAAGAGCGCCGCGATGTAGGCGCAGCCGGCCTGGATCAGGGCCATGAAGCCGGCCGAGCCGCAGGCGGCGGCTATCTCGGACAGGGCGTCGACCTGGGTGTGCAGGGGGGATTGGTAACCGCCGTACCGCCGGGGGACGTTCATGCGGTAGAGCCCGGCGTCCGTCAGGGCCGCGACCACCTCGGGTGTCACGCGCCGTTCCTGCTCCGTGCGGGGCGCGTGCTCGCGGATGAGCGGTCGCAGCGCCCGTATGCGGTCTACGAGGCCGTCGGCCGCGTCGGAAGCGTCGGAAGCGTCGGAAGCGTCGGCAGGGTGCGAGGTTGCGGGCGAAGCCATGGGCGAACCTCCGGGTGCTCCTGGTACTTCGGGTACCTCTCGGGTACTTCGGATACTCCGCGCACGACGAAGTTCTCACCGTCGCGCGGGGCGGATCGGATGTCAACTGGCCCTGCACTGCTAGGAGTTGATGTTCTCCGAGGGGAGGGACAGGAGGGCGCAGAAGTGCTCGGCGTTGTTCTGGTGGCCGGTGGACAGGCGTACCCAGGACTCGTCGGTGAAGGTCAGTCGTACGTCCGCGCCGGTCGCGCAGTACGGCATACGGCGGGCCCCGGCGATGGCGTCCCGTGCGAACTCGGTCAGTACGTCCGCCTTTTCCAGTGTGCCGGTGCCGTGGCGGGTGCCCAGGAAGAGCAGCCGGCGGTCGGTGAGGACGAGGTCGGTGACGTAGCCCTTCGGGCGGCTGGCCCGGTCCAGTTGCCAGGGGACAGTGCGGGCGAGGGTGTCCGGGGCGGCCCACATGACGGGGAAGTCCTGGACCTCGTTCTCCGGTTCCTCTGGGTTCTTCGGTCCGCTCCGGACGGGAACGTCGCCGAAGGGTGAGCCGGAGGCGCCTCCGAGGTTCGCGATGATGTTCCCGATCAGGGGGATTCCGGCCAGGAAGGCGTGGCCGATGCCCTGGGTCACGCGGTCGCCTGTCGGGTGTGGGGCGTGGACCGGGGTTGGCGGCCAGCCCGCCAACTCACCCTGGATGTCGTTCCGTTCCGGGTCCCGGAACCAGCGCAGCCCTGAGACCGGGGACGCCATGCCCATCGCGAACGTGGCCGCAGTGCGCAGCAGGAGATCCTCGTCGCGGTCGGGGTACCAGTCCATGGGCGGTGGGCTCCGATTCGGGCTCGGGTTCGGGCTGGAGGGAGGGAACCTACATGGGCCCGTACATGGGCCCGGACCTGCCTGCTTCACTGCGGTTCGCACCCGTGACACTCCGAAGCCCACGATCAATACAGGCCCTGGAAGGAACCATGGATCTTCAGGCCACCATCGCCGGTTTCCGCAATGTCGCCCCCCTCGATGGCCTGGACGGGGCATGGCGGTGGAGTCTCAACCCGGTACTGCACTTCGCGGGAGCTCTGACCGACGATGGAAAGCGGCTCCTCCAGACCAATCAGCGCGGCAAGCACGACGAGAGCCTCGCCCGTGAAGTGCTGTCCTTCGCCCGCGCGCACGAGCAGGAGCTGATGGGGACGGGACGTTTCCTCGGTTTCCTGGAGGGCCTGCGGGTACCCGGCTACGAGTTCGACGCCGTCGCGGCAGCCGTCCCTGAGGTCCACGGCCATCACAGGGCGCAGAACCCCGACCTCACGGCGGTGACGTACATCGTCTTTCCCGCGTATGCCTGCGAGTTCTCCGGGGGCGAGACCCTCGCCGAAGCGGAGGCCCGGTACACGAAAATGCTCCATCCCGCAGAAATCGGGCGCGAGTCGGTGCCGTTCGTGAAGATGAGCTTCGACAATCCTCGTACCGGCGGCGGAAGCAACAACCCCGGGCGCGCACTGACCTATCCGCGGATCGTCCGCCAGGAGATTCCCGAGCTGGCCAACTCCTCGGGCGGATTCGTGGAGTTCGAGAACCGCTTGGGCAAGGTCTGGCGGGTGGAGTGGGACGGCAGCTGGATCGTGTCAGGGGAGCAGCAGGGAGAGCAGGGGCAGCGCGAGATGAGCCTGGACGAGGTCCTGGAACTCTTCGAGGGAACCCTGTGGGAGGGCGCGCGCCAGTAGCGGCTGTCCCTCGTACGACGGAATCGATCCGCCCCCCTCGCGTGAGCGAATCGTGCAGGCCTCATGGGAGACCCGTGACGAAGGTGGGGGCGGTGGTCCGGGTTGTCTGACCTGCGGATGTCGGGTCGACAACAGATTCGCGCGTGCACAGCGGGGGCCGTAACCGGATCGCGGCGCTCAACGGGGAACCGTACGGCCGTAGTTGCACGTGAATAACGTTGTGCCCCGCGCTGTTCACGATTCAGAACGCGCCTTGAGGGGCTTATGTACGGCTGATACGGTGCCATCGCTTGACACTCACTCCAGCGCTGGCTAATTGGCTGGGTCGGACGGTGCGTCCAGCAAGGGCGGATCGTGTGCATCACGCGTATCGCGGGTGAAGTGTCCTATTTGGCAGTTAAATTGGCAGAATTTTTCTTGGGTGTACGGGGAGCTGTTGCGTGAAGATCCAGGAGCGTACGGGTGCGGGCGGCGGCCGTTCCTCGGTGCCCGCTCAGCCGATGTCCGGTGAGCGACTCCCGGCGCCGCCTCGCGAGCGGAAACCGGCTCTTGCCGCTCTTGCGGTGCTTCTGATTCTGGTCGGTGCGCTGGGCGCGACGATGCTCGTGCTGCGGGCGGGGGACCGGATCGAGGTCGTCAAGGTGACCAAGCCGATCCCAGCCGGGGGGTCCGTCAGCAAGGCCAACACGGCGTCCGTCCTGGTTGCGGCCGACGACGGCATCGACTACATCCCGTGGGAGCAGTTGACCGGCCTGATGAAGTTGAAGGCCGTCAGTGCGATCCCTGCGGGAGTCGTCCCCGTCGGGCAGATGTTCACCGGCGAGACCGGCCTCGTCGCCGGGCAGGCCATCGTCGGGCTCTCCCTCAAGGAGGGGCAGTACCCGAGCACCATCAAGGATGGTGACCTTGTCGCCGCCTACCGTGTCACCTCCACCGGCACCGGTACCGGCTCCAGCACGGGTTCCGGTGACGCCTCCTCGTCCGGCGCCGGCACCAGTCTGATTGTGGACAAGGCAAAGGTCACCAAGGTGGTGAAGGCCGATGACAGCGACGTGATAAGCAGCACCAACCTGCCCGTCACGCTCACCGTCGACAGCACCAAGGCCGCCGATCTTGCTCAGGCAGCTGCCGCCGGCCAAGTGGCTCTCGTGCTCATCCCCAGCAGCTGAAGGCGGCCCCAGAACCATGGCGCTCATCGTTCTTGCCGCCGACAAGGGCTCACCCGGCGTGACCACCGCGGCCGTCGCGCTCGCGGCGGTCTGGCCTCGGCGGGCCCTGCTCGCCGAGACCGACCCGGCCGGCGGTGACCTCGTCTACCGCAGTGCCGCCGCGCACGGCGGGATGCTCAACCCCAACACCGGCATGCTGTCGATTGCCGCGACCGCGCGGCGCGGCCTTGTTCCCGATCAACTCTGGGACCACGTACAGCCGTTGAGCGGCGGGCTCGAAGTGCTCGTCGGGCTCGGCATCGCCGAACAGGCCGCCGGGCTCGCGGGCCTCTGGCCCACCCTCGGCAGCGCCTTCGCGCAGCTCGCCGACTCCCCGAACGCGCCCGCCGACGTCATCGCCGACTGCGGACGCATCAGCGGGGACACCCCTGTCGTCGACCTGTTCCCGCACGCCGCGCTCGTACTGCTCATCTCGCGTACCGAGCCCGAGGCCATCGCCCGGGTACGGGACCGCGCAGCCGCCCTCTCCACCAAGCTGCACGGCGGCCCGCGCGGCGCCGCCAGTCTCGCCACCCCCCTCATCGGGGTCATCCTCATCGCCGACCCGAACAACTCGGGCAAGCTGGTCAACCAGGTCAACGACATGCTCGTACACGCGCAGACGGGTGCCCGGGTTGTCGGCACTCTGGCCGAAGACCCGGCCGGCGCCGAGCAGTTGGCGGGGCGTAAGCGCGGGCGGCTCGACAAGTCGATGCTCATCCGGTCGGCCCGCAAGGTGACTTCGGACCTGTATCAGCAGTACGGCGCCGCATGGACCGTACCCAGCCAGGTTCAGCAGCAGGCCGCCGGTCACGTGCCCGGTCAGCAGCCGGGCCAGCAGACCGGGTACTCCGGCCATGCCGGAGCCGGCCGATGACCGTTGTCGACCACTCGCTGGTCAAGCGGTTCCGGCAGGACGCCGGTGACCGTATCGCGGAGCAGCGGCGGCTCGACCAGTCCTCCAACGTCACGCCGATGTCCGGCGAGGACGAGCGGCAGTACGCGCGGGCCGTCATAGCCCAGATCCTCGAGGACTACGCCCGCACGGAGATCAACGCCGGGCGTACGCCGCTGGATGCCGAGACCGAGGAGCAGTACGCGGCTGCCGTGCACGCCGCGCTGTTCGGCGTCGGGCGGCTGCAGCCGCTGCTCGACAACGTCGACGTCGAGAACATCGACATCAACGGGTACGACCAGGTCTTCGTCGGGTATTCGGATGGGCGCGAGGTGGCGGGGGATCCCGTTGCCGAGTCCGACGAGGAGCTCATCGAGCTCATTCAGGTGCTCGGCGCGTACTCAGGGCTTTCCTCCCGGCCCTTCGACTCCGCCAATCCGCAGCTCGACCTGCGGCTGCCGGACGGGTCCCGACTGTCCGCCGTCATGGATGTGACCCGGCGTCCCGCGCTCTCCATCCGTCGTGCGCGCATGGGCAAGGTCTTCATCTCCGACCTCGTCGGGAACGGGACCGTGACTCCGGAAGTCGCGCACTTCATGGCCTGTGCCGTGCGCGCCCGGAAGAACATCATGATCGCGGGCGCCACCAACGCCGGTAAGACGACGCTGCTTCGGGCCCTCGCCAACGAGATTCCGCCGCACGAGCGCCTCATCACCGTCGAGCGTGCGCTGGAGCTGGGTCTCGACCAGTTTCCCGAACTCCACCCCAACGTCGTGGCGTTCGAGGAGCGGCTGCCCAACTCCGAGGGCCAGGGCATGATTTCGATGGCCGAGCTGGTGCGACGGTCACTGCGTATGAACCCCTCGCGCGTCATCGTCGGTGAGGTGCTCGGCGACGAGATCGTGACGATGCTCAACGCGATGTCGCAGGGCAACGACGGCTCGCTCTCCACGATCCACGCCAACAGCTCGCACGAGGTCTTCAACCGTATTTCCACGTATGCGCTCCAGGCGACGGAGCGGCTGCCCATCGAGGCCAGCCAGATGCTCGTCGCGGGCGCCGTGAACTTCGTCGTCTTCATCACGCGGCGCAACAACTTCCATACGGGCGGCCGGCTCCAGCGCATGGTGACGTCGGTCCGCGAGGTCAACGGCGTGGACGGCCGCGTGCTGTCCAGCGAGGTCTTCGCCGAGACCCCGGACGGCCGCATCGTGCCGCACGCGCCCCTCTCCTGCCTCGACGATCTGGTCGCGCACGGGTACCGGTTGCCCGGCGGGAACTGGGGGTGACCATGACGACGTACAGCAATATGCATGCCTACGGGGACTCGTACGGGCACACGTACTCGGCGGCAGCCGGCTCGCTCGGCTCCATGGGCGGACTGTTCTCCATCGAGGTCCTGTACTCGCTCGGGGCCGGCGTCGCCGTCGGCGGCGGGCTCGCGCTGCTCGCGATCGCGATCCGCGGGCTGCCGGCCAAGCCGGAACACGAGAAGCAGAAGGCCAGCGAGCGCGCGAACGAACTCATCCGGTTCGCGGGGCAGCGCGGTTCGCTCGCCGCCCTCGTCGGACTCGCCGTGCTGGTGCTCACCCGATGGGCGGTGGCCGGTATCGCGGCCGGCGTCCTCGTCTTCTTCTGGGACCGCCTCTTCGGCGGCGCGGCGGAGGAACGGGCCGGCATGCGGCGCGTGGAGGCCCTCGCCTCCTGGACGGAGTCGCTGCGCGACACGATCGCCGGTGCGGTCGGTCTGGAGCAGGCGATCCCGGCATCGGCGCGCGCGGCGGCCCCGGTACTGCGTCCGCACCTGGACGCGATGGTCGACCGACTCCGCTCCCGTACTCCTCTCCCCGACGCGCTTCAGCAGCTCGCCGACGAGATCAACGACGCGTCCGCCGACATCATCGTCGCCGCGCTCATCCTCAACGCGCGGCTGCGCGGCCCGGGTCTGCGTCAAGTCCTGGGCGCGCTCGCGAAGTCGGCGCGCGAGGAGGTCGACATGCGGCAGCGGGTCATGGCGCAGCGGTCGTCAACTCGTCGGTCCGTACAGATCGTTGTCGTGGTGTCGGTGGGCTTCGTCCTCGGACTCGCCATCTTCAACCGCGAG
Protein-coding sequences here:
- a CDS encoding putative T7SS-secreted protein, with the translated sequence MSSRPRDWEPLHDGDPIPGDPYEVARLGKQLRKMADEIDKQAENIKALASVESWDSDAGRAFHEIADGASGRLKRSFERYDEAAKALGTKVVDGGGESSEYASELHRAQQVADKALQKYRDAETDLKGATGDLKQYEGTVPSRDDVTDRTRLAKKRDAAMDVIRDCHSEIGRAKIIRDDAASAAAKHIKNIVHHDGVHDPGGIMNFLADWADTLSNLSAIFSILAVICVFVPPLQALAPIFAVLAVATSALALAGHVYDMTARGGKFSASKLFFDALGVMPGLGALKGFRAIKGLKGLSKLRGIGFSGGAALEGVGFKFFNGIAVTTVNKILVKAGKSPIAGEKITAGIKTGSFVSAMVKIFSGHNGKATGDPGDLPKATPSPSPQPAPTPRSAPFHTALAQ
- a CDS encoding Uma2 family endonuclease, with amino-acid sequence MGDLVERGGIPEGYKVEIFGGRVIMTPRSAEQDWTASDIRDAAKAAGIARERVFGNVLVTFPGENDAAPDLTIVDFNAERRKNSYSCLDVLAVVEVPSEPEDEKDYVRNVQKYGRFGIDFYMIADPFKKTVTLLSEPHASGYGRTVETPYGEPVSFTLATGERVKVDTSTFPTRET
- a CDS encoding type II toxin-antitoxin system Phd/YefM family antitoxin, which encodes MDASYTLTYARNNLVKVVKEVRHGGRTVEITDHGTPVAAVIPIELLEYFQQLEDQRDLAAAEDGKAGATLWVSHANVAARFGLNADGTRKR
- a CDS encoding acyl-CoA dehydrogenase family protein, with amino-acid sequence MASPATSHPADASDASDASDAADGLVDRIRALRPLIREHAPRTEQERRVTPEVVAALTDAGLYRMNVPRRYGGYQSPLHTQVDALSEIAAACGSAGFMALIQAGCAYIAALFPDEAQDEIFTSPDVRVGGTLIPDATAVARPDGSYVVNGTSAFATGCRDADWHLLTVRVERGAGTADNPPGPPGPPGPPELLWTAVPMTDLEVLDDWYVSGLAGSGSNSVVARDVVVPAHRVLPVGPLLNGTIASKTNAEDPFYRMPVLLLFCAWTPPNALGLARSALTEFTERIHHRGITYTFHERQNEATVTHLQAAEAAMKLTCAELLTTDFVTTIESKAATGTPYTPEERARIRAQSGYTTRLCKEAIDLLASASGASSLHREVPIQRTVRDIHALSLHSFVNPATNLELYGRVLSGLDAGTPFL
- a CDS encoding CpaF family protein — its product is MTVVDHSLVKRFRQDAGDRIAEQRRLDQSSNVTPMSGEDERQYARAVIAQILEDYARTEINAGRTPLDAETEEQYAAAVHAALFGVGRLQPLLDNVDVENIDINGYDQVFVGYSDGREVAGDPVAESDEELIELIQVLGAYSGLSSRPFDSANPQLDLRLPDGSRLSAVMDVTRRPALSIRRARMGKVFISDLVGNGTVTPEVAHFMACAVRARKNIMIAGATNAGKTTLLRALANEIPPHERLITVERALELGLDQFPELHPNVVAFEERLPNSEGQGMISMAELVRRSLRMNPSRVIVGEVLGDEIVTMLNAMSQGNDGSLSTIHANSSHEVFNRISTYALQATERLPIEASQMLVAGAVNFVVFITRRNNFHTGGRLQRMVTSVREVNGVDGRVLSSEVFAETPDGRIVPHAPLSCLDDLVAHGYRLPGGNWG
- a CDS encoding type II secretion system F family protein, producing the protein MGGLFSIEVLYSLGAGVAVGGGLALLAIAIRGLPAKPEHEKQKASERANELIRFAGQRGSLAALVGLAVLVLTRWAVAGIAAGVLVFFWDRLFGGAAEERAGMRRVEALASWTESLRDTIAGAVGLEQAIPASARAAAPVLRPHLDAMVDRLRSRTPLPDALQQLADEINDASADIIVAALILNARLRGPGLRQVLGALAKSAREEVDMRQRVMAQRSSTRRSVQIVVVVSVGFVLGLAIFNREFVEPYGTPIGQVVLAAVCGLFALGFWWLRKLSTIETPERFLVRDDPSVQFVRPSRTPNQGVQGAQGQPPYGAEEGVRR